Part of the Chthonomonadales bacterium genome, TGCGGCCGGGGTCGGTCGTGGTCGATATCGCGGCCGAGCGCGGGGGCAACTGCGAGGTGACGCGGCCGGGCGAAACGGTGGTGCACCGTGGCGTCTCCGTAATCGGTCCTCTGAACCTTCCGTCCACGTTGGCCAACCATGCCAGCCAGCTCTACGCCCGCAACGTCGCGACGTTCCTGGCGCACATCCTCAAGGACGGTGCGCTCAGACCGGCCGACGACGACCCGATCGCGCGCGAGACGCTGGTGGTCGCTGGCGGTGAGGTGGTGCATCCGCGCATCCGTGAACGGCTGGGCCTCGGCCCACTGCCCGAGCCGCCGGCGGCCGCGCCGGCGTCCTGACGAGCCGTCGGTCCCTCCTGGATCTTCGCAACCGCGCCCGACGCGCCCGCGGGATTCGCGCCGATCCGCGGTTCGGTCATCATGCAGACGCCTGGAGGGCCGGCCTCCGCTCGCCGCACCCTCGTGGAGAAGACCGCCATGGATTCCCTCATCACGAGCCTCTACGTGTTTGTGCTTGCCACCTTCCTGGGCTTCGAAGTGATCCGGCGCGTGTCGCCGCTGCTGCACACGCCGCTCATGTCGCTGACGAACGCCATCTCCGCCATCAGCCTGGTCGGGTCTATCGTCATCCTCGGCGAGCAGCGCAGCACGCTCAGCACGGTCTTGGGCGCGCTCGCGGTGACGGCCTCCACCATCAACCTGGTGAGCGGCTTCCTGATCACCGACCGAATGCTGAAGATGTTCCGCAAGCGCGAGAATCGGCCCCAATGAACGAGCACGGGTTGCTGGGACTGGCGCAGACCGGCGCC contains:
- a CDS encoding NAD(P) transhydrogenase subunit alpha, with the protein product MDSLITSLYVFVLATFLGFEVIRRVSPLLHTPLMSLTNAISAISLVGSIVILGEQRSTLSTVLGALAVTASTINLVSGFLITDRMLKMFRKRENRPQ